The following coding sequences lie in one Zingiber officinale cultivar Zhangliang chromosome 2B, Zo_v1.1, whole genome shotgun sequence genomic window:
- the LOC122048340 gene encoding inositol-tetrakisphosphate 1-kinase 1-like, protein MAEPSDRRFLVGYALLPEKEQSFIRPSLVTTARDRGIDLVRIDSLRPLIEQGPFDCVIHKRQDEKWRLQLIDFRAKNPSVPIVDQTLHNINLLLNRITMREFVSKINIHPGTETFGVPKQMVIYHQNNVLHNYYEKIESCLGFPIIVKPVRCNTSNKSHRMTSRLGTILSMPWLQFPMVLQQFVNHGGVVFKVYVAGNYVQCVKRKSLKLQRRVDPARGVVFKVYVAGNYVQCVKRKSLKDIRSDDLFPFTYSRVPPGPYQNPEDVEYAENLEAAELPSSSCQNPEDVDDEDVEATELPPLSFLEKIARGLRQATGLRLFNFDMIRDADARDHYFIIDINYFPGYSKMPGYEEFVTNFLWDMVHEKGESDAGSSSFSATD, encoded by the exons ATGGCGGAGCCTTCCGATCGTCGGTTCTTGGTGGGCTACGCGCTCTTGCCCGAGAAGGAGCAGAGCTTCATCCGGCCCTCTCTCGTGACCACAGCTCGTGACCGCGGCATTGATCTCGTCCGCATCGACTCCTTGCGGCCCCTCATCGAGCAGGGCCCCTTCGACTGCGTGATCCACAAGCGCCAAGACGAAAAATGGAGGCTCCAGCTCATCGATTTCAGAGCCAAGAACCCCAGCGTACCCATCGTCGACCAAACCCTCCACAATATCAATCTCCTCCTCAACCGCATTACCATGCGGGAGTTCGTCTCCAAGATCAATATACATCCTGGAACAGAGACCTTCGGGGTCCCAAAGCAGATGGTGATCTACCACCAGAACAATGTCTTGCACAATTACTATGAGAAGATCGAGTCCTGCCTCGGGTTCCCCATCATCGTCAAGCCCGTCCGCTGCAACACAAGCAATAAGTCACACAGGATGACCTCTCGCCTTGGTACTATCCTTTCCATGCCATGGCTCCAATTTCCCATGGTTCTACAGCAGTTCGTCAATCACGGCGGGGTCGTTTTCAAAGTCTACGTCGCAGGAAATTACGTGCAGTGCGTGAAAAGAAAGTCCCTCAAGTTgcaaaggcgg gTTGATCCAGCCCGTGGGGTCGTTTTCAAAGTCTACGTCGCAGGAAATTACGTGCAGTGCGTGAAAAGAAAGTCCCTCAAGGATATACGCAGCGATGATCTCTTTCCCTTTACTTACTCTCGTGTACCCCCTGGACCCTATCAGAACCCTGAAGACGTCGAATATGCTGAAAATCTTGAAGCGGCAGAGCTTCCTTCATCGAGCTGTCAGAACCCTGAAGACGTCGATGACGAAGATGTAGAAGCAACAGAGCTGCCTCCACTGAGCTTTCTCGAGAAGATAGCAAGGGGCTTGCGGCAGGCTACGGGCTTGCGCCTCTTCAACTTCGACATGATAAGGGATGCGGATGCCCGCGACCATTACTTCATCATCGACATCAATTACTTCCCCGGCTACTCCAAGATGCCTGGTTATGAAGAATTTGTAACCAACTTTTTATGGGACATGGTTCATGAGAAAGGGGAATCTGATGCTGGCAGTTCTTCTTTCTCCGCCACGGACTGA